The Microcebus murinus isolate Inina chromosome 26, M.murinus_Inina_mat1.0, whole genome shotgun sequence genome contains a region encoding:
- the LOC105883086 gene encoding UDP-glucuronosyltransferase 2B4-like, with protein MAMKLASVLLLMQLSGHFSSGTCGKVLVWPTEYSHWMNMKTILDELVQRGHEVTVLTHSASILIDRKQATSIKFEVFPTSLTKSDFEDVIIQLIDKWIYDLPKDTFWSYFSQVQEIMWRFSEIMMKFCKGAVLNKKLMTRLQESKFDVVLADAIAPCGELLAEILKTPLVYSLCLSPGNQYEKHGGGLLFPPSYVPVLMSELSDQMTFMERVKNMIYVLYFDFWFQTLNMKEWDQFYSEVLGKTTTLYETMKKADMWLIRNYWDFDFPRPFLPNFDFVGGLHCKPANPLPKEMEDFVQSSGENGVVVFSLGSMLSNMTEERANVIAAALAQIPQKVLWRFHGKKPDTLGPNTRLYKWLPQNDLLGHTKTKAFITHGGLNGVYEAIYHGVPMVGIPLFADQPDNIAHMKAKGAAVRVDFSTMSSADLLSALRTVINEPIYKENAMKLSRIQRDQPVKPLDRAVFWIEFVMRHKGAKHLRVAAHDLPWLQYHSLDVLGFLLACVATAIIVIMKCSMCFWWMFATAGKKKKKE; from the exons ATGGCTATGAAATTGGCTTCAGTTCTCCTGCTGATGCAACTGAGTGGTCACTTTAGCTCTGGGACTTGCGGGAAGGTGCTGGTGTGGCCCACAGAATACAGCCACTGGATGAACATGAAGACAATCCTGGATGAACTTGTCCAGAGAGGACATGAGGTGACTGTATTGACACATTCTGCTTCCATTCTCATTGATCGAAAACAAGCAACCAGTATTAAATTTGAAGTTTTTCCTACATCTTTAACCAAAAGTGATTTTGAAGATGTCATCATACAGCTGATCGATAAATGGATATATGATCTTCCAAAAGATACATTTTGGTCATATTTTTCACAAGTACAAGAAATCATGTGGAGATTTTCTGAAATCATGATGAAGTTCTGTAAAGGTGCAGTTTTAAACAAGAAACTTATGACAAGGCTACAAGAGTCAAAGTTTGATGTGGTTCTTGCAGATGCCATTGCTCCCTGCGGTGAGCTGCTGGCTGAGATACTTAAAACACCCCTTGTGTACAGTCTCTGCTTGTCTCCTGGCAACCAATATGAAAAGCATGGTGGAGGACTTCTATTCCCTCCTTCCTATGTACCTGTACTTATGTCAGAATTAAGTGATCAAATGACATTCATGGAGAGggtaaaaaatatgatatatgtgctttattttgacttttggttcCAAACATTGAATATGAAGGAGTGGGATCAGTTCTACAGTGAGGTATTAG gcAAAACCACTACATtatatgaaacaatgaagaaagctGATATGTGGCTTATTCGAAactattgggattttgattttCCTCGCCCATTCTTAccaaattttgattttgttgGTGGACTCCACTGTAAACCTGCCAATCCCCTGCCTAAG GAGATGGAAGACTTTGTCCAGAGCTCTGGAGAAAATGGCGTTGTGGTGTTTTCTCTGGGGTCGATGCTCAGTAACATGACAGAAGAAAGGGCCAATGTGATCGCTGCAGCCCTTGCCCAGATCCCACAAAAG GTTCTATGGAGATTTCATGGCAAGAAACCAGACACCTTGGGACCCAATACTCGGCTGTACAAGTGGTTGCCCCAGAATGACCTTCTTG GTCACACAAAAACCAAAGCTTTCATAACTCATGGTGGACTCAATGGCGTCTATGAGGCCATCTACCACGGGGTCCCCATGGTGGGCATCCCTTTGTTTGCGGATCAACCAGACAACATTGCTCACATGAAGGCCAAGGGGGCAGCTGTTAGAGTGGACTTCAGCACAATGTCAAGTGCAGATTTGCTCAGTGCCTTGAGGACAGTCATTAATGAACCTAT ATATAAAGAGAATGCTATGAAATTATCAAGAATTCAGCGTGATCAGCCAGTGAAGCCTCTCGACCGAGCAGTCTTCTGGATCGAGTTTGTCATGCGCCACAAAGGAGCCAAACACCTTCGGGTTGCAGCCCACGACCTCCCCTGGCTCCAGTACCACTCTCTGGATGTGCTTGGGTTCCTGCTGGCCTGTGTGGCCACTGCTATAATCGTCATCATGAAATGTTCTATGTGTTTTTGGTGGATGTTTGCTacagcaggaaagaagaaaaaaaaggagtaa